TGTGTCAGTTTAAAGGCAATGACAATGCATCATATGGTTTAAAGGACATGTCATTGAAGAGCTGGACCTTTCACCCCTCAGTGTCATAGAAACACATTATCTGGGCTCCTTTTGGTGTCCGCTGAAGCGTGGAGGTCCCTGACTGTCTGAAGTGTCTGGGCCTTTCATGCCAGCATCACCTCTCACCTCTGGGCTGAAGCTGAAATAGCCACTTATCTGTTCATGGCCTTGAATGATTTCCAGTTTAAAGTGCTATGGCTGTTACATGTGACGCAAACAAACcccctttcttttttgtctcctCGTGTCTCTAAATCTCAGCTTTCTACTTTCTAGTTATCTCCTCATTAGAGTTATATGTCGGTTTGGACTCTCATTTTGCATCACCCTGCCCTTCTGCTCAGAAAGTGCCTTTAGAATGTCATATGAAGGCTGGTGGTATTCTGTGTCAGTATTATTAGGTGTATTTAGTTGAGAGTGTGGTTGTGATGTGAAGGGTGAGGTCGGCCACAGCTCTTTATCATCAGCTTCCTCCCAGCAGGTCTGGTTTAGGCTGTCAGCTGTGGCAGATTTGTCTCAGATGTGAATGGTGGTATGCATCAGCCCCTGATTATTTCACACTTTGATCCCTGTGACCAGGACAACGCCAACTCCTCTGTGTTATTGGTAGATTAGGAGGAGCCTGGGAAACGTCTCTCTCCGCTGCACAAGAGAAAACATTCCTAGAAGCAGCATGAGTTCCTGTCCCAGGTCGCCCAACCTCAgagtgtttgaaatgttttggaTTATGCGTGTTATTCTGGTAAATAAACGGTCTCCCTGACGAACATCTCTTCTGTTCAGTATTTGAGACAGATGGAGTCTCTAGTGAACGAGTGGAACTCGAACCAAACTGGTAGTGGAACTAGCACTGATGAGAACCAAGAACCGTGACAACTTAGTGATTCGACTGGTAGGCAATGACTGTATTCCTCCACAGGTGAACTCTGTTCTTGCAGTACTAAGTGACTCATATGATCTCTTTCAGATTTTGTCGCCAGTGAGAAGTCAAGATGAGTTTCGGTGACCTGACTGAGCTCCTGGACATCCTGGAGGAGCTGAACATCACCATCCATGATGAGAATGAGAGCGTGTCTCACGTGGAGACGGAGCTGTGTCCCTACAGCTTCAGCCTCAACGCTGTGCTCTACTCCATGTCCGTCATGtacatcttcatcttcctcatcggCCTGGCTGCCAACACCGTGGTGGTGTGGGTGAACCTCCGTGCCGGGAGGGACCGCTACGAGACGCACCTGTACATCCTGAACCTGGCCATAGCGGACCTGTGTGTGGTGGCCACTCTGCCCGTGTGGGTGAGCTCCCTGTTGCAGCATGGCAACTGGCCCTTCGGGGGGGCCATGTGTAAGATCATGCACCTGGTCTTCAGCGTGAACCTCTTCAGCAGCATCTTCTTCCTCACTTGCATGAGTGTGGACCGCTACCTCTCAGTGGCCCTGTTCGGCGACTCCAACAGCCGCAGGAAGAAGATCATGCGGAGGCTCATCTGTGTGCTGGTCTGGCTCCTGGCCCTCGCCGCATCTCTACCCGAGAGCTACTTTCTGGATGCTGTGAAGTCCTCGCACTCCGAGCACACCCAGTGCAAGTCCACGTACCCTGGGGAACGGGAGTGGACGGTGGGCATCCAGCTCAGCTTCATGGTCCTCGGCTTTGCCATCCCCTTCCCCATCATCTGCCTGTTCTACATCCTCCTGGCCAGGGCCCTCTCGTCCTCCACTGACCCCGAGCGCCGCATCAGCCGGAAGATCATCTTCACCTACATCATGGTCTTCCTCATCTGCTGGCTGCCCTACCATGGCGTGCTGCTGGTGGAGACCCTAGCCATCCTCAACGTCCTGCCCTTCAGCTGTCGGCTGGACCACTTCCTGTCCGTGGCTCTGCAGCTCACTCAGTGTCTGTCGCTGGTGCACTGCTGCATCAACCCCGTCATCTACAACTTCATCAACAAGAACTACCGCTACGACCTCATGAAGGCCTTCATCTTCAAGTACTCCACCAAGACCGGACTGGCCAAGCTCATCGACGCCTCCCGGGTCTCTGAGACTGAGTACTCTGCGGTGGATAATCACGCTCCATTGGGAATGTGAGCGGTCCCCGTAAGAGACAGGACTAATCTCAAACGCTTGAAGAATTGACATAAGTATAAACTCTGTACAGTTAAAAAAGTCTTCTATTTGTATCAAACTAGAAGATGCCATGCCTTTCCTTTGTAAATGGCTCCTTTTTGATTCTGTCGCATGTGGATTATTTAAACAGGTTTAGTTTTTCTGTCAGCAGTGACTGCTGAAAGGACTTTTAACAAAAGCACTTGAAAAGAGTTAaggc
Above is a window of Clupea harengus chromosome 21, Ch_v2.0.2, whole genome shotgun sequence DNA encoding:
- the ackr3b gene encoding atypical chemokine receptor 3b, whose protein sequence is MSFGDLTELLDILEELNITIHDENESVSHVETELCPYSFSLNAVLYSMSVMYIFIFLIGLAANTVVVWVNLRAGRDRYETHLYILNLAIADLCVVATLPVWVSSLLQHGNWPFGGAMCKIMHLVFSVNLFSSIFFLTCMSVDRYLSVALFGDSNSRRKKIMRRLICVLVWLLALAASLPESYFLDAVKSSHSEHTQCKSTYPGEREWTVGIQLSFMVLGFAIPFPIICLFYILLARALSSSTDPERRISRKIIFTYIMVFLICWLPYHGVLLVETLAILNVLPFSCRLDHFLSVALQLTQCLSLVHCCINPVIYNFINKNYRYDLMKAFIFKYSTKTGLAKLIDASRVSETEYSAVDNHAPLGM